From the genome of Treponema peruense:
TGTGTGTTCTTACGGCAGCTATGGGATATGTTTTCTTTATGAAACGCAATCTTACTCCTTCTGCAGAAACAAGAAAGCACACATCCTTCAAAATAAGGCGTGCAGAACGTAAACAGAGAAGATACCTTAAACGCCAGGAAAAATTAGCGGAGCGTATGAAATGAAAAAAAGTATATTTGCAGGCCTTGCGATGGTTGCAGTAAATGCAGTTTTTGTTGCCGTGGCGTTTGGCCAGAAAAATACGGTTGGCATTCCTTCTGTGGTACAGGATTTCTTTAACGAAGTTGATTTTGTAGACTTTGGAACTTTCGGAACAGATGCTTCAGAACAGAAAAACGGCTTTGTTTCTTACGAGATCGGTTCGGGGTCGCAAACATATACGGCAAAAAGATATGTCTTTCCGTTCAGACTTAATCGTTATGAAACAACTTACCGTCTCTGGTATGAAGTAAGAATATGGGCCCAGCAGAACGGCTACAACTTTGCAAATCCCGGTCAGGAAGGTTCAGACGGAGCCCGCGGAAAAGCCCCTTCACAGGCAGGATGTTATGAACCTGTCACGATGGTTAGCTGGTACGATGTTATTGTCTGGTGCAATGCCTTCAGCGAAAAAAGCGGACTTTCACCGTGCTATACTTATGAAGGTTCTGTTCTTAAAGATTCCGCGGACAGTGCGGCGTGTGATCTTGCAGTTTGTGACTGGGAGGCAGACGGTTACAGACTTCCTTCAGAGGCTGAATGGGAATACGCTGCAAGAAAGACAGTGTCAGGTTTACAGAGCGGAAGCCTTGCCAGCGGACAGGTTGATTATTCCGGTAAAGACGATGCTTCAATTCCTGCAGGTGAAGTTGCCTGGTACTACGAAAACGCTTCTGAAACACGCCGTGTAGGAACAGCTGGTACTCCTTTCAAGGCAAGCGCGCCTCCTTCACCGGCAAGTGGCAACCCAAACGGAGCAGGCATTTTTGACATGAGCGGAAATGTTCTTGAATGGTGCTGGGACTGGCAGGAAGATTACAGTGAATGTCCCGAGAAAAAGCGTTACAACGGTCCCGAATACGGTGCAGAACGTGTAATGCGCGGCGGCAGCTGGAACATGTATACTTTGTTTATTGCCGCCGGCGACAGATATTCTTTTGACCCCAACGAATGTTACAGTTACTTTGGGTTCAGATTCTGCACTTCAAAATAGCAGGTCAACCCCTCTATAGTTTTGGAGGCTGCCTCAAATTACAGTGACTCAAGGGTGGCAGACTTTACACACCAGTTGTCGCCTGATTTTTCTGCTTCGAGCCATGCATATTTTCCTTCAGTAAGGGCGCCGGGATTAATTACCGTAGTGCTGCCGATTATATCAATTCCTGCGCTTTCATGAATGTGGCCGGTAATGACAGCAAGCGGTTTGTACTTTTCTATAAATTCCCTGAGCAGCTGGCTTCCTACATGAATTCCGCCGGGAATAGTGTCACACTTTGTATCTTTCGGCGGATTGTGCATTATTGCAATGAGATTGTTCCATTCCTGATCGCCCTGGTTTGTAATTATTGAAAAGTCAGAAACAAGATCTTCGTCGCTTCTTTCATTCGGTGTAGTTCCCGTAAATTTGCTTCCGCCGCCGCTTCCTGCAAATGCAAGTCCTGCGCTCATTACAAGACCGCCCTGAACCGAAACATCGCGTTTTTCTGTTTCAGAAATAAAGTCCGGATTGTCGCAGTTTCCAAGTACAGAAAAAATCTGTTCATGCTTTGCACACAATTTTTCGAGTGCAGGAAGTCCTGTTTCTTCGTGTTCAAATTTTGCAAAGTCACCGGCAAATAAAACTGCGTCTGCTTTTTTGAACAAATCGTCCATTTTGTCAAGAACTTCGAGGTTTCCGTGTAAGTCAGATATTACTAAAAATTTCATTTTTTTCTCCAATTAATTTTTGTGTTAAATTTTAAAGCGTTCCCAGAACTTCTGAAAGTTTTTTCATCTGTTCGGGTGTGCCGATTGTAATTCTTACAAAGTCTTCAATTCCCTTTGTGGCAAAATGGCGTATCAGAATTCCCGCTTTTTTTACAGTTTCATAAATTTCTTCACCGGAGTGGCCGTCTTTTTTTGCAAACACGAAATTTGTGCGGCTGTCAATTACAAACCATCCGTTTTTTCTTAGAAATGCCGAAAATTTGTCGCGTTCCTGAACGATGGCCGCTGCGTTTTTTGCATAATATGCTGCTGCCTTGCAGGAGGCTGTTCCGGCTGTCTGTGCAAGAAAATCTACAGGAAAATGGTTGAACGAATTCTTTACTGTAAAAATTGATTTTATAAGAGCGGGACTTGAGACAACATAACCGAGTCTCATTCCGGCAAACGAAAGGCTTTTGCTGAACGTGCGCACAATTACAAGATTGTCGAATTCTTTCAAAAGCGGAATGCAACTTTCTTTTCCAAAGTCTGCGTATGCTTCGTCTACAATAAAAATTCTGTCTTTGGGAGCACGTCGTATCATTGCGGCAACATCTTCGCGTTTTATTTCTATTCCGGTCGGGGCGTTGGGATTTGCAAAAATTGTACAGCTGTCTGTTTTGTTTGCTTCAGAAAGCATTTTTTCTGTGTCCAGTGTCCAGTCTTTGCGGAGTTTTATGGGATTCATCGGAATATTGTAGTAACCGCAGTAAACGGGATAAAAACTGTATGTGAATTCAGGCAGAACAAGCGGGCGGTCCGAGTCAAAGAATGTGTAGAAAACAAAACTCAAAACTTCATCGCTACCGTTACCGCAGAAAATCATGTCAGGCGTTACGCTGAATGGAATTTTATTTTCTTCGGAAGGGCTGCATTTGTTTCCCGAAACTTTTGCTGTATTAAGAACGCCGCCTGTTTCGTTAAGCATGTCTGCAATTGCTTTTCTGAGTTCGGTGGAATCGGGGTCGGGATAAAGTCCCAGCTTTTCTATTTTTTCTGTGACTGCAGTTTTTATTGCAGCGGCGACACTTTCATGCGGCGGGAATGGATTTTCATTTGCGTTGAGTTT
Proteins encoded in this window:
- a CDS encoding formylglycine-generating enzyme family protein, whose product is MKKSIFAGLAMVAVNAVFVAVAFGQKNTVGIPSVVQDFFNEVDFVDFGTFGTDASEQKNGFVSYEIGSGSQTYTAKRYVFPFRLNRYETTYRLWYEVRIWAQQNGYNFANPGQEGSDGARGKAPSQAGCYEPVTMVSWYDVIVWCNAFSEKSGLSPCYTYEGSVLKDSADSAACDLAVCDWEADGYRLPSEAEWEYAARKTVSGLQSGSLASGQVDYSGKDDASIPAGEVAWYYENASETRRVGTAGTPFKASAPPSPASGNPNGAGIFDMSGNVLEWCWDWQEDYSECPEKKRYNGPEYGAERVMRGGSWNMYTLFIAAGDRYSFDPNECYSYFGFRFCTSK
- a CDS encoding metallophosphoesterase is translated as MKFLVISDLHGNLEVLDKMDDLFKKADAVLFAGDFAKFEHEETGLPALEKLCAKHEQIFSVLGNCDNPDFISETEKRDVSVQGGLVMSAGLAFAGSGGGSKFTGTTPNERSDEDLVSDFSIITNQGDQEWNNLIAIMHNPPKDTKCDTIPGGIHVGSQLLREFIEKYKPLAVITGHIHESAGIDIIGSTTVINPGALTEGKYAWLEAEKSGDNWCVKSATLESL
- the hisC gene encoding histidinol-phosphate transaminase, whose protein sequence is MFAKRLENLHPYVPGEQPKDRDYIKLNANENPFPPHESVAAAIKTAVTEKIEKLGLYPDPDSTELRKAIADMLNETGGVLNTAKVSGNKCSPSEENKIPFSVTPDMIFCGNGSDEVLSFVFYTFFDSDRPLVLPEFTYSFYPVYCGYYNIPMNPIKLRKDWTLDTEKMLSEANKTDSCTIFANPNAPTGIEIKREDVAAMIRRAPKDRIFIVDEAYADFGKESCIPLLKEFDNLVIVRTFSKSLSFAGMRLGYVVSSPALIKSIFTVKNSFNHFPVDFLAQTAGTASCKAAAYYAKNAAAIVQERDKFSAFLRKNGWFVIDSRTNFVFAKKDGHSGEEIYETVKKAGILIRHFATKGIEDFVRITIGTPEQMKKLSEVLGTL